CCGACTGATCGCTGCTGGGAAAAAAGTTGTGGTTTGTGAACAAACAAAACCGGACGATCCCAAAGCCAAAATCATGTCAAGGGAAGTGGTGAGAATCATCACCCCAGGCACTGTGGTAGAAGACAATTTACTCGGCGGATACCAAAACAATTATTTATCCTTGTATTATAAGGAAAAAACATCCGTATATCTAGCGTTTGCTGATGTTTCCACTTCAGAACTTTTATATTTCTTTTTTTCGGAAAACGAAACAGAACGTATCAATGATACCATCAAACGGTTTTCTCCAAAAGAAATCATCTTTACAGATGAAATTCCCCCTTTGGCCAAAGAATCCAAAATCATTTTATCAAAGATACCTCCTGACTATCTTCCCAAAAAAAAGGGAGCAGGAATTGATACAGTAGTCCATGTTTTAGATGCCTACCTTCAATACAACTATCGTAAACAAAACTTCGTTTTCCAAACTCCAAGACGAATTGATGAAAGCGAATATTTGGTTTTAGATGAACAAACAGTCTCCCATTTGGAACTTGTTGAAAATCCAAACGACAAAAACCATACGCTATTTGGAGTACTCAACCGTTGCATCACTGCCACTGGCAAACGGTATTTGAAACAAAGAATCCTTTTCCCAACTCGCGATGAAAATAAAATCAAAGCCCATTGGGATAAAATTGAAATCCTTTCGGCAAATAAAAAAGAAAGATTCCAAATCAAAGAATTGTTAGGTGATTTAATCGATTTAGAAAGAGTCCTCACTCGGTTTCGTGTTGGAAAAGCTCTCCCCAGGGATTTTCGTGGAATCGACAAAAGTTTAGAATCCACAGCCAATACCAAAAAAATTCTAGATGGGATAGGTTATGATTTTTCCAAACTACCCAAAGAACTAACAAATTTATCTCAATTATTTTCGGACACTCTCTATGAAGGGGAGTTGCCTGTGTTTCTCGGAAATTCTCCCTTTCTAAAATCTGGATTCAATCAAGAATACGATGATGCCATTCTTGCCAGAGAAAAAGGAAAGGATTGGATTTTGGAATTGGAGGAGAAGGAAAAAAAAGGTTCAGGTTTATCTTCCCTCAAAATTCGTTACAACAAAATACTTGGTTACTTTATTGAAATTTCTAAAGCACAAGCCAAAGAAGTGCCGGCACATTTTCTTAAAAAACAAACTTTGGTAACAGGAGAAAGATTCACTTCTCCAGAGTTAGAAGAATTAGAAAGAGCCATTTTACAAGCCGACGAAATCATAGAACGAATTGAAAAAGAAAAATTTGATGAATTAGTAGCACATTGCATTTCTCTTTACGAAGAATTCCTGACACTCTCCAACGAAGTAGCTTCTCTAGATTACCACCTTTCCCTGACTGAAACTAAAGAAGAATACCAATGGATAAGGCCAGAAATTCGAAGTGATGGAATCCTAGAATATTCCGAGTCTCGTCATCCTGTAGTAGAAACATTTTTACCCATAGGCGAACGTTTTGTACCCAATAGTTTGGAACTCAATCCCAAAGAAAACGCCATAGCAGTGTTAACTGGTCCCAATATGGCCGGTAAATCCACCTTTATGCGTCAAATTGCGATCAACCAAATCCTATTCCAGATGGGCTCTTATGTTCCGGCTAAAAAGGCCTCCCTTTCTGTTGTGGACAGAATCTTTACTCGAATAGGATCGGGAGACAACCTTACGAAAGGAGAATCTACTTTTTTTGTAGAGATGAAAGAGACAGCCACCATCCTGAATCAATTTTCGGAAAACAGTCTCATTCTATTTGATGAAGTGGGTAGAGGGACATCCACCTATGACGGATTGTCGATTGCCTGGGCGATATTAGAATTTTTAACAGTTAAATTTCCAAAACCAAAAACCATTTTTGCCACTCACTACCATGAACTTACCGAACTAGAAAAAGGAAATGGAATCTTTAATTTGTATTTAGATACTTTTGAAAAGGAAGGTGAAATCTT
This portion of the Leptospira terpstrae serovar Hualin str. LT 11-33 = ATCC 700639 genome encodes:
- the mutS gene encoding DNA mismatch repair protein MutS codes for the protein MSEHYEALNTPVMRQYMEVKEQHPDGIVFFRMGDFYEMFLEDAKIAAQILDITLTKRQNQIPMAGIPYHATESYISRLIAAGKKVVVCEQTKPDDPKAKIMSREVVRIITPGTVVEDNLLGGYQNNYLSLYYKEKTSVYLAFADVSTSELLYFFFSENETERINDTIKRFSPKEIIFTDEIPPLAKESKIILSKIPPDYLPKKKGAGIDTVVHVLDAYLQYNYRKQNFVFQTPRRIDESEYLVLDEQTVSHLELVENPNDKNHTLFGVLNRCITATGKRYLKQRILFPTRDENKIKAHWDKIEILSANKKERFQIKELLGDLIDLERVLTRFRVGKALPRDFRGIDKSLESTANTKKILDGIGYDFSKLPKELTNLSQLFSDTLYEGELPVFLGNSPFLKSGFNQEYDDAILAREKGKDWILELEEKEKKGSGLSSLKIRYNKILGYFIEISKAQAKEVPAHFLKKQTLVTGERFTSPELEELERAILQADEIIERIEKEKFDELVAHCISLYEEFLTLSNEVASLDYHLSLTETKEEYQWIRPEIRSDGILEYSESRHPVVETFLPIGERFVPNSLELNPKENAIAVLTGPNMAGKSTFMRQIAINQILFQMGSYVPAKKASLSVVDRIFTRIGSGDNLTKGESTFFVEMKETATILNQFSENSLILFDEVGRGTSTYDGLSIAWAILEFLTVKFPKPKTIFATHYHELTELEKGNGIFNLYLDTFEKEGEILFLKKVKRGKSKQSFGIYVAKLAGIPHSVSDRAKEILLGLESKKREIKIKNEEPSLFAGLMDHNTSSISPNEEKVLKRLKQIDPNKIPPLEALSILDELKRILKEKD